A portion of the Thalassotalea sp. LPB0316 genome contains these proteins:
- a CDS encoding DUF523 domain-containing protein, whose translation MEKILISSCLLGQPVRYDGQSKPLAQNIIQTWQQQGRLVNICPEVAGGLSVPRAPAEYNPTSQKVKTCDGEDVTQAFIEGAHRALTLCLKHGIRYALLKESSPSCGSNLVYDGSFSQRKVAGMGITAKLLSDNGIQVFSEETLDQLISLIKRE comes from the coding sequence ATGGAAAAAATTCTAATCAGTAGTTGCCTTCTCGGGCAGCCCGTTCGCTATGACGGTCAATCAAAACCGCTTGCGCAAAACATTATTCAAACATGGCAGCAGCAAGGGCGTTTAGTCAATATATGCCCAGAGGTTGCTGGCGGTTTGAGTGTTCCTCGTGCACCTGCAGAGTATAATCCGACTAGCCAAAAGGTGAAAACCTGTGATGGGGAAGATGTCACCCAAGCGTTTATTGAAGGTGCTCATCGTGCACTTACTTTATGCCTTAAGCACGGTATTCGCTATGCTTTATTAAAAGAGTCAAGCCCATCATGTGGCAGTAATCTCGTTTACGACGGCAGTTTTTCACAGCGTAAAGTTGCAGGTATGGGGATCACGGCAAAGCTCTTAAGTGACAATGGTATTCAAGTTTTTTCAGAAGAAACTCTAGACCAGCTAATCAGCCTAATTAAGCGAGAATGA